The following proteins come from a genomic window of Miscanthus floridulus cultivar M001 chromosome 2, ASM1932011v1, whole genome shotgun sequence:
- the LOC136539174 gene encoding peptidyl-prolyl cis-trans isomerase-like, producing MARPKNNQNPRVFLDLSIGGEKVSRVVIELFADKVPKTAENFRLLCTGERGAGRWSGKRLHYKGVPFHRVVPGFMCQGGDITAGNGTGGESALGDGGRYFADEALGAVRHSGPGVVSMANAGPNTNGSQFFITFADAPWLDGRHVAFGRVEQGMDAVRAIEKAGSMSGRTVRPVVIADCGELKDHAAAMF from the coding sequence ATGGCGCGGCCCAAGAACAACCAGAACCCCAGGGTGTTCCTGGACCTCAGCATCGGCGGCGAGAAGGTTAGCCGCGTCGTCATCGAGCTGTTCGCCGACAAGGTTCCCAAGACGGCGGAGAACTTCCGGCTGCTGTGCACTGGCGAGCGCGGCGCGGGCCGGTGGTCGGGCAAGCGCCTGCACTACAAGGGCGTGCCGTTCCACCGCGTGGTGCCCGGGTTCATGTGCCAGGGCGGCGACATCACGGCGGGCAACGGCACGGGCGGCGAGTCCGCGCTCGGAGACGGCGGCCGGTACTTCGCCGACGAGGCGCTCGGCGCCGTCCGGCACTCTGGCCCCGGCGTGGTGTCCATGGCCAACGCCGGGCCCAACACCAACGGGTCCCAGTTCTTCATCACCTTCGCCGACGCGCCGTGGCTGGACGGCCGCCACGTCGCGTTCGGCCGCGTCGAGCAAGGTATGGACGCTGTGCGCGCCATCGAAAAGGCCGGGTCCATGAGCGGCAGGACGGTGAGGCCTGTCGTCATCGCCGACTGCGGCGAGCTCAAGGACCACGCTGCCGCCATGTTCTAA